A single Streptomyces sp. 2114.4 DNA region contains:
- the dhaK gene encoding dihydroxyacetone kinase subunit DhaK, translating to MKMLINVAETVVADALRGMAAAHPELVVDAENRVIVRRDAPVEGKVALLSGGGSGHEPLHGGFVGPGMLDAACPGEVFTSPVPDQMVRAAAAVDSGNGVLFIVKNYTGDVLNFQMAAELAEDEGVQVASVLVNDDVAVTDSTFTAGRRGTGATLFVEKIAGAAADEGMPLERVEALARQVVASSRSFGVALSACTTPAKGTPTFDLPEGELELGVGIHGEPGRERRAMMTSREIADFTVDAILEDLDPRLPVLVLVNGMGATPLLELYGFNAEVRRVLDERGVAVARTLVGNYVTSLDMAGCSVTLCQVDGELLRLWDAPVQTPALRWGR from the coding sequence ATGAAGATGCTGATCAACGTCGCCGAGACCGTGGTCGCCGATGCGCTGCGCGGGATGGCCGCGGCGCACCCCGAATTGGTGGTGGATGCCGAGAACCGGGTGATCGTACGGCGGGACGCGCCGGTGGAGGGGAAGGTGGCACTGCTGTCCGGGGGCGGCAGCGGGCACGAGCCCCTGCACGGGGGGTTCGTCGGGCCCGGGATGCTGGACGCCGCCTGTCCGGGCGAGGTCTTCACCTCGCCGGTGCCCGATCAGATGGTGCGGGCCGCCGCGGCCGTGGACAGCGGCAACGGTGTGCTGTTCATCGTCAAGAACTACACCGGGGACGTACTCAACTTCCAGATGGCGGCGGAGCTGGCGGAGGACGAAGGGGTGCAGGTGGCCAGCGTGCTCGTCAACGACGATGTCGCGGTGACCGACTCGACGTTCACCGCGGGGCGGCGCGGCACCGGGGCGACGCTCTTCGTGGAGAAGATCGCCGGTGCCGCGGCGGACGAGGGCATGCCGCTGGAGCGGGTGGAGGCGCTGGCCCGGCAGGTCGTGGCGTCGTCGCGCAGCTTCGGTGTGGCGCTGAGCGCCTGTACGACCCCGGCCAAGGGCACCCCGACGTTCGATCTCCCGGAGGGCGAGCTGGAGTTGGGGGTCGGGATCCATGGCGAGCCGGGGCGGGAGCGCCGCGCGATGATGACCTCGCGCGAGATCGCGGACTTCACCGTGGACGCGATCCTGGAGGATCTGGATCCGAGGCTGCCGGTGCTGGTGCTGGTCAACGGCATGGGGGCGACCCCGCTGCTGGAACTGTACGGATTCAACGCCGAGGTCCGCCGGGTGCTCGACGAGCGGGGCGTGGCGGTGGCCCGCACGCTCGTGGGGAACTATGTGACCTCGCTGGACATGGCCGGCTGCTCGGTGACGCTGTGCCAGGTGGACGGGGAGCTCCTGCGGCTGTG